From one Lolium rigidum isolate FL_2022 chromosome 4, APGP_CSIRO_Lrig_0.1, whole genome shotgun sequence genomic stretch:
- the LOC124708465 gene encoding dnaJ homolog subfamily B member 13-like produces the protein MEVEVDYYKVLGVGRAATDDELKKAYRRLVMKYHPDKNPSPQAGPLFKQVSAAYDVLSDPDKRAVYDQYGEEGLKAGVAPPSPSAAPPPHAHGPGPGFRFNPRTADEIFKEMFGAGSYFGQPPRSPATPQSVPGATASSYAAAAGFSPGSGEPSGGSTRKAAAIERQLACSLEDLHKGATKKMKISRDVLDSAGKPMSVEEILTIDIKPGWKKGTKITFPEKGNETRNVIPSDLVFIIEERAHPKFKRDGNDLVYTHKISLVDALTGCAVQLMTLDGRNLTVPVKSVINPTYEEVVPGEGMPITREPSKKGNLRIKFQIKFPTNLTADQKAGVQQLLS, from the exons atggaggtggaggtggactaCTACAAGGTGCTCGGcgtcggccgcgccgccaccgacgacgagctcaagaaggccTACCGCCGCCTCGTCATGAAGTACCACCCGGACAAGAACCCCTCCCCGCAGGCCGGCCCCCTCTTCAAGCAGGTCTCCGCCGCCTACGAC GTGCTCAGCGACCCGGACAAGCGCGCCGTCTACGACcagtacggcgaggaggggctcaAGGCGGGCGTGGCCCCGCCATCcccctccgccgcgccgcccccgcacGCGCACGGCCCCGGCCCCGGGTTCCGGTTCAACCCGAGGACCGCCGACGAGATCTTCAAGGAGATGTTCGGGGCGGGCTCCTACTTCGGGCAGCCACCCCGCAGCCCCGCCACTCCCCAGAGCGTCCCAGGGGCCACTGCTTCTTCctacgccgccgctgccgggtTCTCCCCTGGGTCAGGGGAGCCGTCCGGCGGGTCGACGAGGAAGGCGGCCGCGATCGAGCGGCAGCTGGCCTGCAGCCTCGAGGACCTGCACAAGGGCGCCACCAAGAAGATGAAGATCTCCAGGGACGTCCTCGATTCCGCGGG cAAACCGATGAGTGTGGAGGAGATCCTAACAATTGATATCAAGCCTGGGTGGAAGAAGGGAACAAAGATCACCTTTCCTGAGAAAGGCAACGAGACCCGTAACGTCATACCATCAGACCTGGTGTTCATAATAGAAGAGCGGGCACACCCGAAATTCAAGAGagatggcaatgaccttgtttacACGCATAAAATCTCCCTTGTGGATGCTTTGACTGGTTGTGCAGTCCAACTGATGACTCTGGATGGGCGAAATTTAACCGTTCCTGTGAAGTCTGTCATCAATCCCACCTACGAGGAAGTAGTGCCGGGCGAAGGTATGCCGATCACAAGGGAGCCATCTAAGAAAGGAAACCTAAGGATCAAGTTTCAGATCAAGTTCCCCACCAATTTAACAGCTGACCAAAAGGCAGGGGTCCAACAACTTCTGTCTTAG